One genomic segment of Culturomica massiliensis includes these proteins:
- the glsA gene encoding glutaminase A: protein MKKIKIDDIRSVVKEAYEKVKTMQGGKNADYIPFLAKIDPQLFGIALCLPTGEVIEAGDTNYVFGIESVSKVYTAVLVLRQYGADEILNKIGADATGLPFNSIMAILLEKDHPSTPLVNAGAISADSMVKPLGDSNGKWGAIADNMTALSGSTLVLLDELYKSETATNFNNRSIAWLLKNYGRIYDDPDMSLDLYTRQCSMGVTAKQLAIAGCTIANGGLNPVTKEQVFKEELSPKITSLIATVGFYEHTGDWLYNSGIPAKSGVGGGVLGVMPGAFGIAAFAPPLDEFGNSVKAQAAIKYITQKLGLNIFRNNNIDFEM, encoded by the coding sequence ATGAAAAAAATAAAAATAGACGATATACGAAGCGTGGTTAAGGAAGCTTATGAGAAAGTAAAAACCATGCAAGGCGGAAAGAATGCCGATTATATCCCTTTCCTGGCCAAAATCGATCCCCAATTATTCGGTATTGCTTTATGCCTCCCGACAGGAGAAGTGATCGAAGCAGGAGACACCAATTATGTTTTCGGCATTGAATCGGTATCTAAAGTATATACTGCCGTACTTGTACTCAGACAATACGGAGCCGATGAGATTCTCAACAAGATCGGAGCCGATGCCACCGGTCTGCCCTTCAACTCGATCATGGCCATATTATTGGAAAAAGATCACCCCAGTACACCTTTGGTTAATGCCGGCGCTATCAGTGCCGACAGTATGGTAAAACCACTCGGCGACAGCAACGGCAAATGGGGTGCGATCGCCGACAATATGACAGCACTTAGCGGTAGCACATTAGTTCTGCTGGACGAATTATACAAATCGGAAACAGCTACGAACTTCAACAACCGTTCCATCGCCTGGTTATTGAAAAACTATGGCCGTATTTACGACGATCCGGATATGTCCTTAGACCTGTACACCCGCCAGTGCTCTATGGGTGTTACGGCTAAACAATTAGCCATAGCCGGATGTACTATCGCCAACGGAGGCTTGAACCCTGTTACCAAAGAACAGGTTTTCAAGGAAGAGTTATCTCCGAAAATCACATCGTTAATCGCAACCGTCGGTTTTTACGAACATACCGGAGACTGGCTTTACAATAGCGGTATTCCTGCAAAAAGCGGAGTCGGAGGAGGTGTTCTCGGCGTAATGCCCGGAGCATTCGGTATTGCAGCTTTTGCACCGCCTTTGGATGAATTTGGAAACTCGGTCAAAGCACAGGCCGCCATCAAATACATCACACAGAAACTGGGTCTCAATATTTTCCGTAATAACAATATCGACTTTGAAATGTAA
- a CDS encoding ion channel: MKNNRSLEHILNILVILGSIFIIIILSIELLSTTPVLSNRFILNSHLVVCTIFLLDFFVRWYYSSQGWTFVWRNLFFLFVSIPYLNLVTAFTPVISHNLWITLRLIPLARGIYGISLIVSWITRSKITNLFITYLAILFVIIYFSSIVFFFMEHPVNPPVKTYWDAFNWAMMNVTTVGSNIFGVTKIGQSLAVLLAASGMIFFPIFTAYVTTKFQNKRKGTENN, from the coding sequence ATGAAAAACAACCGCTCATTGGAACACATATTGAATATACTGGTCATATTAGGCAGTATATTTATTATCATCATTCTATCCATCGAATTACTCTCGACGACTCCTGTTTTGAGCAATCGTTTCATTTTAAATTCCCATTTGGTCGTATGTACAATCTTCTTATTGGATTTTTTCGTACGTTGGTATTACAGCAGTCAGGGCTGGACGTTCGTATGGCGCAACCTCTTCTTTTTATTTGTATCGATTCCCTATCTCAATCTGGTTACAGCCTTCACTCCGGTGATCTCCCACAACTTATGGATTACCCTCCGGCTGATACCTCTTGCCCGGGGTATCTACGGTATTTCTTTAATAGTCAGTTGGATCACCAGAAGTAAAATCACCAATCTATTCATCACCTATCTGGCCATCCTCTTTGTCATTATTTATTTTTCCAGCATCGTATTCTTCTTTATGGAACATCCGGTCAATCCTCCGGTTAAAACATACTGGGATGCTTTTAACTGGGCCATGATGAATGTGACGACTGTCGGATCGAACATCTTCGGTGTCACTAAAATCGGTCAATCTTTAGCCGTATTATTGGCGGCCTCCGGAATGATATTTTTCCCGATCTTCACCGCCTACGTGACCACAAAATTCCAGAATAAAAGAAAAGGCACAGAGAATAATTAA
- the rhuM gene encoding RhuM family protein, with protein MPVVASFATTANDRKTCQMEYYNLEIVTSVGYRVKSEHDTQFRIWANKILKEHLLEGYTINQQIQIKQLTDLKNTIKFLSHVIEQKELTPNEANGLLQVITDYTYDLNSLDKHVYQQLQIETTTILTHI; from the coding sequence ATCCCGGTTGTCGCAAGTTTTGCGACAACTGCCAATGATAGAAAAACCTGTCAAATGGAGTATTATAATCTCGAAATAGTCACCTCGGTCGGCTATCGCGTTAAATCCGAACATGATACACAATTCCGGATTTGGGCCAATAAAATATTGAAAGAACATCTGCTGGAAGGTTATACAATCAATCAACAAATTCAAATCAAGCAATTAACGGATTTAAAAAACACTATCAAGTTTCTTTCTCATGTTATTGAACAAAAAGAATTAACTCCAAACGAAGCTAATGGATTATTACAAGTCATTACAGATTATACTTACGACCTAAACTCTCTGGATAAACATGTCTATCAGCAACTTCAGATAGAAACAACAACCATACTGACACATATATAA
- a CDS encoding DUF6714 family protein, translating into MEPRKQMSRKTYKRTIGLLYLLCLIIFDFLYLFLPTDLQAQRWYGSATVFIPLVPLWVTSIITLLVWALLRLTVPLESLTDEERNRPLLRRLNYLQLFACTGTLIAAIWAVSSFFMQRLVTDAIQISGQDLINFYLFHIITIAFASALLYAGAHTRKIGLILLCFLFFIVTISLNWFGLITVLNVSYNTNNPCENSSPNEYIENDDPVAETDYMTGNVQEWEEMDDEPGWMDEAGNSLVHYCKEYIQNKPKAGLTFTANLLMDYHDLQQEKPDENYAAESHPWSDKMKWIDAGDCYPLYLLTSAILGQTDLNEDEVYETLCDQVLPVVVQELNDNNLYSGSQLETLINLLDYAYRDLQSPEDEKLAALYNEMASDDFLHLETADLFPYFTQPYAVLHSDCDDMQVIWAYSFWARRWNDGCISLCRRILDKILETWPNKTCTTATMAKTEQYYRANRRNSNYSREELLQELENAFADAPRPEVETILLDEMEIGKRSEIGEIFRRYTWQEIPAATLYQNAEALSCFTPQGFRYYLPAFLSETIRNDNPEKNLLAPLLRSLTYIRMSPEYGWNHFAVFSSEQGKAVYHCLEWMAANHNDASVHSSQLQQATESWWLRYEE; encoded by the coding sequence ATGGAACCCAGGAAACAAATGAGCAGAAAGACCTACAAAAGGACAATAGGCCTGCTTTATCTTCTCTGTCTGATTATATTCGATTTTTTATACCTGTTCCTCCCCACTGATCTTCAGGCACAAAGATGGTACGGATCAGCAACTGTCTTCATTCCGTTGGTTCCCTTGTGGGTTACTTCTATCATTACGCTGCTGGTGTGGGCATTACTAAGGCTGACGGTTCCGCTAGAGTCTTTAACCGATGAAGAACGCAACCGACCGTTACTCCGGCGATTGAACTACCTGCAGCTTTTCGCTTGCACAGGAACACTTATCGCGGCAATATGGGCCGTTTCTTCTTTTTTCATGCAACGTCTGGTGACAGACGCCATACAGATTTCCGGTCAGGATCTCATTAATTTCTACCTGTTTCATATTATTACCATCGCATTTGCTTCCGCCTTGCTTTATGCAGGAGCACATACCCGGAAGATCGGGCTCATCCTGCTGTGTTTTTTGTTTTTCATCGTAACCATCTCCCTGAATTGGTTCGGGTTGATTACTGTATTAAACGTTTCCTACAACACAAACAATCCCTGCGAGAACTCCTCTCCCAATGAATACATTGAAAATGATGATCCGGTGGCAGAAACAGACTATATGACGGGCAACGTTCAGGAATGGGAAGAGATGGACGACGAACCGGGATGGATGGATGAAGCCGGAAACAGTCTCGTCCACTATTGTAAGGAATACATACAGAACAAGCCCAAGGCAGGCCTTACTTTCACCGCTAATCTGTTGATGGATTATCACGACCTCCAACAGGAAAAACCCGATGAAAACTATGCCGCCGAAAGTCATCCGTGGTCAGACAAAATGAAATGGATCGATGCCGGGGATTGCTATCCTCTCTACCTGTTGACATCGGCGATCCTCGGCCAGACAGACCTGAACGAAGACGAAGTTTATGAAACCCTGTGTGATCAGGTATTACCGGTTGTCGTACAGGAATTAAATGACAACAATCTTTATTCTGGCTCACAACTGGAAACGCTGATCAATCTGCTGGATTATGCCTACCGGGATCTGCAATCGCCTGAAGATGAAAAACTGGCAGCCCTTTACAACGAAATGGCTTCGGATGATTTTCTTCACCTGGAGACGGCCGATTTGTTTCCTTATTTCACACAGCCGTATGCAGTTCTGCACAGTGATTGCGATGATATGCAGGTGATCTGGGCATACTCCTTCTGGGCACGCCGCTGGAATGACGGATGTATCAGTCTCTGCCGCCGGATACTCGACAAAATACTGGAAACCTGGCCCAACAAGACCTGTACAACAGCAACAATGGCTAAGACAGAACAATATTACCGTGCAAACCGCCGGAACAGCAATTATAGCCGGGAAGAACTCTTACAAGAACTGGAAAATGCCTTTGCCGATGCACCCCGTCCTGAAGTAGAAACCATACTGCTCGATGAGATGGAAATCGGCAAACGGTCAGAGATCGGGGAAATATTCAGGCGCTACACCTGGCAGGAAATCCCCGCCGCTACGCTCTACCAAAATGCAGAGGCGCTATCGTGCTTCACCCCCCAAGGATTCCGGTATTATCTGCCGGCTTTTCTCTCAGAAACGATCCGGAATGACAATCCGGAAAAAAATCTTCTCGCTCCTCTGCTCCGTTCCCTTACTTATATCCGGATGTCTCCGGAATATGGGTGGAATCATTTCGCTGTTTTCTCCTCCGAACAGGGAAAAGCCGTTTACCATTGTCTCGAATGGATGGCCGCAAACCATAACGACGCTTCCGTCCATTCATCGCAATTGCAGCAGGCAACCGAAAGCTGGTGGCTACGGTATGAAGAATAA
- a CDS encoding DUF2867 domain-containing protein, protein MKTKKISISQNSLVYNYLPSDYSDSFECNFISSKDIRPDDVQIAFWTTKPIWIDWLLHLRTILVKPFGIKSDINDYADNLRECLINGISYKYIPAISKSNDETVTCNVDKHLTFYLSIIVRKGEENKKSVIATTLVNFHNLLGRCYFFVIYPFHNILVRVMLKYLVKKIR, encoded by the coding sequence ATGAAAACAAAAAAGATTTCAATTTCTCAAAACAGCTTAGTATATAACTATCTTCCTTCCGACTATTCAGATTCTTTTGAATGTAATTTCATTTCTTCAAAAGATATAAGACCGGATGATGTACAAATTGCTTTTTGGACTACTAAACCAATATGGATAGATTGGCTTCTACATTTGAGAACAATACTTGTCAAACCTTTCGGAATAAAATCCGATATAAATGATTATGCCGATAATCTTAGAGAGTGCCTTATAAATGGTATCTCATATAAATATATACCAGCTATTTCAAAGTCGAACGATGAGACAGTTACATGTAATGTAGATAAGCATTTAACATTCTATCTTTCAATCATTGTCCGAAAAGGAGAAGAAAATAAAAAATCAGTTATAGCCACGACTTTAGTAAACTTTCATAATCTATTAGGGCGTTGCTACTTTTTTGTCATATATCCATTTCACAATATTTTAGTTAGAGTTATGTTGAAATATTTAGTGAAAAAGATTAGATAA
- a CDS encoding DUF6463 family protein, whose amino-acid sequence MKLWKYSGMLLSTTGIIHIIVAITQEWDIYKELFFNGLINSISNNTQKALSFWFFIIGVILIMFGQSLHYYINKEQLPAPLFLGYALLIFSILGCFIVPISGFWLFIPQALIIIFAKRKHNKLA is encoded by the coding sequence ATAAAACTTTGGAAATACAGTGGAATGCTTTTGTCTACAACAGGTATAATCCATATTATTGTTGCGATAACACAAGAATGGGACATATATAAAGAATTATTCTTTAATGGATTGATAAATTCAATAAGTAATAATACTCAAAAAGCTCTTTCTTTTTGGTTTTTTATAATTGGAGTGATTCTTATTATGTTTGGGCAATCTTTACACTATTATATAAATAAAGAGCAATTGCCAGCACCATTATTCTTAGGGTACGCGTTATTAATTTTCTCTATTTTAGGATGTTTTATTGTACCCATATCGGGCTTCTGGCTTTTTATTCCACAAGCATTAATAATCATATTTGCAAAAAGGAAACATAATAAATTGGCGTAA
- a CDS encoding TetR/AcrR family transcriptional regulator, translating to MKKIEREDWFTTGLEILKNDGFLKITIDNLCDALKVTKGSFYHHFKNADGYIDALMKYWVDKNTKSLILQVDKVKAPYEKIEKLNKLVLQRSHKTEQVIRGWSFSNEVVRKYVTEVDEMRIEYTANLKILCGEQANIARQLAILEYGCLIGIQQLYPDMPEKKQLELYELFSKGIVK from the coding sequence ATGAAAAAAATAGAGCGAGAAGACTGGTTTACAACGGGTTTAGAAATTCTTAAAAATGATGGGTTCTTAAAGATTACTATAGACAATCTTTGCGATGCTCTGAAAGTAACAAAAGGCTCATTCTACCACCATTTCAAAAATGCCGATGGTTATATTGACGCATTAATGAAATATTGGGTAGATAAAAATACAAAGTCATTGATACTACAAGTTGACAAAGTAAAAGCACCATATGAAAAAATAGAAAAGCTCAACAAATTAGTACTTCAACGTTCCCATAAAACCGAACAAGTTATACGAGGATGGAGTTTTTCCAATGAGGTCGTAAGAAAGTATGTTACAGAAGTTGATGAGATGCGGATTGAATATACAGCAAATTTAAAAATTCTATGTGGAGAACAAGCAAATATAGCAAGGCAGTTAGCTATATTAGAATATGGATGTCTGATAGGTATCCAACAACTATATCCTGATATGCCAGAGAAAAAACAATTAGAATTATACGAACTCTTTTCTAAAGGAATAGTAAAATGA
- a CDS encoding alpha/beta hydrolase, producing MKIQTIAFLTCLTFTNVMASGITTVKNIKSTTMDTLELTQEWDKTFPQSDKVEHSKITFHNRYGITLAADLYKPKNAAQGPLAAIAVSGPYGAVKEQVSGRYAQTLAERGFLTIAFDPSFYGESGGMPRSLTSPEISTEDFSAAVDYLTTRDDVDPERIGILGICGWGGFALNAAANDPRIKATVTSTMYDMSRVNANGYFDAMSVDDRYKLRKQLNAQRTEDYRNSSYELNGGVVDPIPEDAPLFVRQYHDYYKTARGYHRRSPNSNKGISKTSSLAFINMPILSYIGEIRSAVLMIHGAEAHSRYFSEDAYKRLTGDNKELLIIPGANHVDLYDNLNVIPFDKLDKFFKEALKGK from the coding sequence ATGAAAATACAAACCATCGCCTTCCTGACATGTCTGACTTTTACGAACGTCATGGCATCCGGGATAACAACGGTAAAAAACATTAAATCAACAACCATGGATACATTAGAATTAACACAGGAGTGGGACAAAACTTTCCCACAGAGTGACAAAGTGGAACACTCGAAAATAACGTTTCACAACCGCTACGGCATCACGCTTGCCGCAGACCTGTATAAACCGAAAAACGCAGCGCAAGGACCGCTGGCAGCCATTGCCGTCAGTGGTCCCTACGGGGCTGTGAAAGAGCAGGTATCGGGCCGTTATGCCCAGACCCTTGCCGAACGCGGCTTCCTGACCATCGCCTTCGATCCTTCGTTCTACGGAGAGAGCGGCGGTATGCCCCGGTCCCTGACCTCGCCCGAAATCAGTACGGAAGATTTCAGTGCAGCTGTCGACTACCTGACGACCCGTGATGACGTTGATCCGGAGCGTATCGGTATCCTCGGTATTTGCGGCTGGGGAGGATTCGCCCTCAACGCTGCTGCTAACGACCCGCGCATCAAGGCTACGGTAACCTCCACCATGTACGACATGAGCCGCGTGAATGCCAATGGGTATTTCGATGCCATGTCGGTGGACGACCGCTACAAACTGCGTAAACAGCTCAATGCCCAGCGCACCGAAGATTACCGCAACAGCAGTTATGAGCTCAACGGTGGTGTAGTCGATCCCATTCCCGAAGATGCCCCCCTCTTTGTCCGCCAGTATCACGACTATTACAAGACAGCAAGGGGTTATCACCGTCGTTCGCCCAACTCCAACAAAGGAATCAGCAAGACCAGTTCCCTGGCATTCATCAATATGCCGATCCTTTCCTACATCGGTGAAATACGCAGTGCCGTCCTGATGATACACGGCGCCGAAGCCCACTCGCGTTATTTCAGCGAAGATGCCTACAAGCGGCTGACGGGCGACAATAAGGAACTGCTGATTATTCCCGGAGCCAATCACGTCGACCTATACGATAACCTGAACGTGATTCCCTTCGACAAGCTGGACAAATTCTTCAAGGAAGCCCTGAAAGGAAAATAA
- a CDS encoding DUF3575 domain-containing protein, producing the protein MMKLYFLTVLGILLGITKTPAQGYESYTLPTWALKTNALYWGTTTPNLALEAGLHPQLTLDLLGTYNPWQFSGNKKLKHWLVQPELRYWTCERFNGHFFGIHGHYAQYNVGGIKMLGLKDHRYQGNLWGAGISYGYQWILSNRLNLEATLGLGYAHLKYDKYDKETCGRFIKDGRKNYFGPTKIGVSLVYFLK; encoded by the coding sequence ATGATGAAACTTTACTTTTTAACTGTTTTGGGTATATTACTTGGAATTACAAAAACTCCGGCACAAGGATACGAAAGCTATACCCTACCGACCTGGGCCCTGAAAACAAATGCCTTGTATTGGGGAACAACCACTCCCAACCTTGCCTTAGAAGCCGGACTTCATCCGCAACTGACACTCGACCTACTGGGTACTTACAATCCCTGGCAATTCAGCGGTAACAAAAAACTGAAACACTGGCTGGTACAACCCGAACTCCGTTATTGGACCTGTGAACGTTTTAACGGACATTTCTTCGGTATCCACGGACACTATGCCCAATATAATGTAGGAGGCATCAAAATGCTGGGGCTAAAAGACCACCGCTATCAGGGTAATCTCTGGGGTGCCGGAATATCCTACGGTTACCAATGGATTCTCTCCAATCGTCTGAATCTCGAAGCAACCCTTGGCTTAGGATATGCCCATCTGAAATACGACAAATATGATAAAGAAACGTGTGGCCGTTTCATCAAAGACGGCAGGAAAAACTACTTCGGTCCTACGAAAATCGGCGTATCGCTGGTCTACTTCCTGAAATAA
- a CDS encoding DUF3868 domain-containing protein, translating to MKKTALISTLFLTVISVAPAFSQRSYQGEIRIVQNRFEQKGDTLFLQMNIDHSGIAVKPRQTIELTPVLEADSMDLVLPSVVLNGTNRDKVYQRSLKLDKQKSPAIAPYLVKRIDGRSNETISYDLTVPFEEWMAGATLNLYEDFCGCAGKRQLIAINMFPTALKLEKPIVPDTIIQPAPMPAPVIYTKEGSAFVNFPVSQSRILPGFRDNRSELAKIHTTLDELLSNQQARITAVELTGYASPEGPHAFNEKLSQRRAEALATYLKEQYQLPYSIYHISWGGEDWTGLYELVTASDMPEKQRIIDIIEQTGVNDTRIRQFRELDQGKSYRYMNEYYFPKLRRVDYKIYYQTEE from the coding sequence ATGAAAAAGACAGCCCTGATAAGTACCCTATTTCTGACAGTCATCTCTGTAGCCCCGGCCTTTTCCCAACGGTCGTACCAGGGAGAAATCCGGATCGTGCAAAACCGTTTCGAACAAAAAGGCGATACCCTTTTCCTGCAAATGAACATCGACCACTCGGGGATAGCCGTGAAACCACGCCAAACCATAGAACTAACCCCGGTATTGGAAGCCGACTCGATGGACCTCGTTTTGCCTTCCGTCGTCCTGAATGGAACAAACCGCGACAAAGTTTACCAACGTTCCCTGAAACTGGACAAACAAAAAAGTCCGGCTATAGCCCCCTATCTGGTCAAACGGATCGACGGCCGTAGTAACGAAACAATATCTTACGACCTGACCGTTCCTTTTGAAGAGTGGATGGCCGGGGCTACACTGAATCTTTATGAAGACTTTTGTGGCTGTGCCGGAAAACGGCAACTCATTGCCATTAATATGTTCCCCACAGCACTGAAGCTGGAAAAACCGATAGTCCCCGACACAATCATCCAGCCCGCTCCGATGCCTGCCCCGGTGATTTACACCAAAGAAGGTTCGGCTTTCGTGAATTTCCCGGTCAGCCAATCCCGGATATTACCCGGTTTCCGCGATAACCGTAGCGAACTCGCTAAAATACACACTACCCTGGATGAACTGCTCAGCAACCAGCAGGCCAGAATCACAGCCGTCGAACTGACCGGCTATGCATCTCCGGAAGGTCCCCATGCCTTCAACGAAAAACTATCGCAACGACGGGCTGAAGCTCTGGCAACCTACCTGAAGGAACAATACCAGCTTCCCTATTCCATTTATCACATTTCCTGGGGAGGTGAAGACTGGACAGGACTTTATGAGCTGGTAACCGCTTCGGATATGCCTGAGAAACAGCGCATCATCGACATCATCGAACAGACCGGTGTAAACGACACACGCATCAGACAATTCCGTGAACTCGACCAGGGCAAATCCTATCGCTATATGAACGAATACTATTTCCCGAAATTACGACGGGTAGATTATAAAATATATTATCAGACAGAGGAATAA
- a CDS encoding Mfa1 family fimbria major subunit (Members of this family are fimbrial shaft proteins (major subunit proteins), found in the Bacteriodetes. The family is named for Mfa1 from Porphyromonas gingivalis, and is related to but distinct from the family of FimA from the species.) yields the protein MKIIKHFFMLALAGLALAACSNEDPIYDGRESENPNANAPDAYTAFAINIPNVPRAKAMTRASDPGTPEEYAVNTLHVFIYDAESPYTPTLAEFSVADGSLSLRPGSTSIWETNRAIKTKKADKYIFAGVNLPPMIIDAIKSQGFGAFNFHEFSLPILQATGPEGFVMFNAAYPPRTMADQLYPTEEEAQNPGAQLSIPVDRISVKASVAKGPEFVVSGGGTMTDLTYGWRNINQAFYFVQKMENGIIKDHNWSSYSPWDFNPGDDHLPVNESGAPIDMFSYAMENAFDFVPNVTLTDEATYLSISGYFRPDQVIRIRPQASRAYPSSGSDFEIIDNPNPERTTFYIVRTDDGVANYFADASVAETFAQLCNQGADGMPELSEPYDINRNRYDEGRCYYHLFVNGEANAPQAPYNIYRNQYYKVNLNSIQAPGNPDENFDKGKPIQPNAWLSVEIEVREWELIEENHDL from the coding sequence ATGAAAATAATCAAACATTTTTTTATGTTAGCATTAGCAGGATTAGCTTTGGCAGCCTGTAGTAACGAAGATCCTATTTATGACGGCAGGGAATCGGAAAACCCGAATGCAAACGCACCGGATGCGTACACGGCCTTTGCCATCAACATTCCGAATGTCCCCAGGGCCAAAGCTATGACCCGGGCTTCCGACCCCGGCACTCCCGAAGAATATGCGGTAAACACCCTGCACGTGTTCATCTATGATGCCGAATCGCCTTACACGCCGACACTCGCCGAATTTAGTGTGGCTGACGGTAGCCTGAGCCTCCGGCCGGGAAGCACTTCCATTTGGGAAACCAACAGAGCCATCAAAACCAAGAAAGCCGACAAATACATTTTTGCAGGCGTCAACCTCCCTCCGATGATCATCGATGCAATCAAAAGCCAGGGATTCGGAGCATTCAATTTCCATGAATTTTCACTACCCATCCTGCAAGCCACCGGGCCGGAAGGATTCGTGATGTTCAATGCCGCATATCCCCCAAGGACTATGGCAGACCAACTTTACCCGACAGAAGAAGAAGCGCAGAATCCGGGTGCACAGCTCTCGATTCCCGTTGACCGTATCAGCGTCAAAGCCTCTGTTGCAAAAGGTCCCGAATTTGTGGTAAGCGGCGGAGGCACCATGACCGACCTCACTTACGGCTGGCGTAACATCAACCAGGCATTCTATTTTGTACAAAAAATGGAAAACGGAATCATCAAAGACCATAACTGGTCGAGCTATTCCCCCTGGGATTTCAACCCGGGCGACGATCACTTACCCGTAAACGAATCCGGTGCGCCCATCGACATGTTCTCTTATGCCATGGAAAACGCTTTCGACTTTGTTCCTAACGTGACTCTAACCGACGAGGCTACCTACCTGAGCATTTCAGGCTACTTCCGTCCCGATCAGGTCATCCGGATCAGACCGCAGGCCAGCCGCGCCTATCCGTCCAGCGGTTCGGACTTCGAAATCATCGACAATCCGAATCCCGAAAGAACCACGTTCTACATCGTCCGTACTGACGACGGCGTAGCCAACTATTTCGCCGACGCATCGGTAGCTGAGACATTCGCACAACTTTGTAACCAGGGAGCCGACGGTATGCCCGAACTCTCCGAGCCTTACGATATCAACCGTAACAGGTACGACGAAGGACGATGCTACTACCACCTGTTTGTAAACGGTGAAGCCAACGCCCCGCAAGCGCCTTACAACATATACCGTAACCAATACTACAAAGTAAACCTCAACTCTATCCAGGCTCCGGGTAACCCCGACGAAAATTTCGACAAAGGCAAACCCATCCAGCCGAATGCATGGCTCAGCGTAGAGATCGAAGTCAGAGAGTGGGAACTGATCGAAGAAAACCACGATCTATAA
- a CDS encoding FimB/Mfa2 family fimbrial subunit: MKTSRIKYFILSLFISGITLLWGGCIKEDRSNCEECLTLKFRYRTAPESRAGTSFPEIDRLSVFVFDGSGIFVFRADDDGIRITDAYSMTLPLKPGSYQFVVWAGLDEHYILPTCIKGETRMEDFILQLERETDNSIPRHPALLYHGYEEVTEFKPLESKTITIGLLRITNTIRVIAHNLPATVNHSISIEDDNGTYYHSAEIAPDDLLTYIPVYAQTRAQTSPLIADFNVMRLQNDRAARLKIKDETGTTKYDEALIGKLLSAYPGIDFDYTHDFIIEITFNDAYVPVSIKINGWEIIDEESGLG; encoded by the coding sequence ATGAAAACATCCCGGATAAAATATTTCATCCTGTCCCTGTTCATCAGCGGAATCACCCTCCTGTGGGGAGGATGTATCAAAGAAGACCGCTCCAATTGCGAAGAATGCCTGACACTGAAATTCCGGTACCGCACTGCACCGGAAAGTCGTGCCGGTACTAGTTTTCCGGAAATCGACCGTCTCTCGGTATTCGTTTTCGACGGTTCCGGCATATTCGTTTTCCGGGCAGACGACGACGGCATCCGTATTACGGATGCCTACTCTATGACGCTTCCGCTCAAACCGGGCAGTTATCAGTTTGTAGTATGGGCCGGACTGGACGAACACTACATCCTCCCCACCTGCATCAAAGGAGAAACCCGGATGGAAGATTTTATCCTGCAACTGGAACGGGAAACGGACAACTCCATTCCCCGCCACCCGGCCCTGCTTTATCACGGCTACGAAGAAGTGACCGAATTCAAGCCCCTGGAATCGAAAACCATTACCATCGGCCTGCTGCGGATCACCAATACGATTCGTGTCATCGCCCATAATTTACCTGCAACTGTCAACCACTCCATCAGCATCGAAGATGACAACGGCACCTACTACCACTCTGCCGAAATCGCCCCCGACGATCTCCTGACTTATATCCCGGTATACGCCCAGACCCGGGCACAGACCTCTCCATTGATTGCCGATTTCAACGTCATGCGTTTACAAAACGACCGGGCAGCCCGTCTGAAAATCAAAGACGAGACAGGGACTACAAAATACGACGAAGCCCTGATTGGTAAACTACTCAGCGCCTACCCCGGCATTGATTTCGACTACACCCATGATTTCATCATCGAAATCACCTTCAACGACGCCTACGTCCCCGTCAGCATCAAAATCAACGGCTGGGAAATCATCGACGAAGAAAGCGGCCTCGGATAA